The following proteins are encoded in a genomic region of Paenibacillus sp. FSL H3-0469:
- a CDS encoding type I polyketide synthase: MSNGGMIRDILQQIKEHRLEAREGLRRINELKKLDRTAAAAQQEHTQESVEELVKDVLCRVVKLQPEEISDELSFKEMGIDSISSVEIVRDLNEALRLQLDGILLYDYPTIPELARYMVHEVQKNSIPNIPGPLHREQAAAEKVPESSSEAEAARSLRLNHRYEYMNDLIDQFSQHKPEAAPSAPIAVTPVKQDAGPSREPVKAPAVQASLSAIPPVSGAPKLLLQTGANSVAPAAPAAEAEPAGKIKLGFSTAARNAKEPAAAAPKAAFSSPPAAAPATASAAVPEGIAIVGLSGRFPGAATARELWRNLRDGVSSTGEVPGSRFDIRAWYDKDHKADQKTYCTVAGLLEQVDEFDPLFFNISPKEAEIMDPQQRIFLQEAWNALEDAGYSDQAVQNTRCGVFVGCAPSDYTKHLEANHLSNTSEAFTGTSSSILAARISYFLNLKGPSISLDTACSSSLVAVHQACASLWNGECDMALAGGIRLMITPDSMVQSSQMEILSAEGVCRPFDQAADGTLLSEGAGVVVLKPLKQAIENRDHIYGVIRGSGVNQDGRTNGITAPSVNSQIQLERTVYERFGIDPAEINYVEAHGTGTSLGDPIEVKALTEAFRSFTQDSQYCALGSVKANIGHATMAAGVAGMIKILLSLKHRQIPPLIHYTRLNEKIRLEGSPFYINRELVDWPENKRGSRMAAISGFGFSGTNCHLVIEEYRNSGWKSK, from the coding sequence ATGAGTAACGGCGGGATGATCAGAGATATTCTGCAGCAGATCAAGGAGCATAGGTTGGAGGCCCGTGAAGGCCTGAGACGTATCAATGAACTGAAGAAGCTGGACCGGACAGCCGCTGCCGCGCAGCAGGAGCATACTCAAGAATCGGTGGAGGAGCTGGTCAAGGATGTGCTGTGCCGGGTGGTCAAGCTTCAGCCGGAGGAGATAAGCGATGAGCTGTCTTTTAAGGAGATGGGAATTGATTCGATCAGCAGTGTGGAGATTGTCCGCGACCTGAATGAAGCGCTGCGGCTCCAGCTCGACGGAATTCTGCTCTATGACTATCCGACGATTCCGGAGCTGGCCCGGTATATGGTTCACGAGGTTCAGAAGAATAGTATTCCTAATATTCCGGGTCCGCTCCATAGAGAGCAGGCGGCTGCGGAGAAGGTACCGGAGAGCAGCTCTGAAGCCGAAGCGGCACGTTCTCTGCGGCTGAACCACAGATATGAATATATGAACGATCTGATCGACCAGTTCTCCCAGCACAAACCGGAAGCCGCACCATCCGCACCGATTGCAGTGACTCCAGTCAAGCAAGACGCTGGACCATCTCGTGAACCGGTAAAAGCACCGGCGGTGCAGGCTTCTCTGTCCGCAATACCGCCAGTCTCCGGGGCGCCCAAGCTTCTGCTTCAGACCGGCGCGAATTCAGTGGCACCCGCAGCTCCTGCTGCGGAAGCGGAACCAGCCGGCAAAATCAAGCTTGGCTTCTCCACCGCCGCTCGCAATGCGAAAGAACCGGCCGCAGCTGCGCCAAAAGCTGCATTCAGCAGTCCGCCGGCAGCCGCACCCGCCACAGCATCCGCCGCTGTGCCGGAAGGCATTGCCATCGTCGGATTATCAGGCCGGTTTCCCGGCGCAGCTACGGCAAGAGAGCTGTGGCGTAACCTGCGGGACGGCGTCTCCAGCACAGGTGAGGTTCCCGGCAGCAGGTTCGATATCCGTGCCTGGTATGACAAAGACCACAAGGCCGACCAGAAGACCTACTGTACCGTTGCCGGTCTGCTTGAGCAGGTGGATGAATTTGATCCGTTATTCTTCAATATCTCACCTAAAGAGGCGGAGATTATGGACCCGCAGCAGCGGATTTTTCTGCAGGAGGCCTGGAACGCGCTGGAGGATGCCGGATATTCCGACCAGGCGGTGCAGAACACCCGCTGCGGCGTATTTGTCGGATGTGCTCCAAGCGACTATACCAAGCATCTGGAAGCGAATCACTTGAGCAATACCTCAGAGGCTTTTACAGGAACCTCTTCCTCTATCCTGGCCGCCCGGATTTCGTATTTCCTGAACCTGAAGGGACCGAGTATTTCGCTGGATACCGCCTGCTCCTCCTCGCTGGTAGCTGTACATCAGGCGTGTGCCAGCCTCTGGAATGGGGAATGCGATATGGCGCTTGCCGGAGGCATCCGGCTGATGATTACGCCTGACAGTATGGTGCAGAGCAGCCAGATGGAGATTTTGTCGGCAGAGGGGGTATGCAGACCCTTCGATCAGGCCGCAGACGGGACCTTGCTGAGTGAGGGGGCCGGGGTTGTGGTCCTGAAGCCGCTTAAGCAGGCGATTGAGAACAGGGACCATATCTACGGAGTGATCCGGGGAAGCGGCGTGAATCAGGACGGCCGGACCAACGGCATTACGGCGCCGAGTGTGAATTCGCAGATTCAGCTGGAGAGAACGGTCTATGAGAGATTCGGGATCGATCCGGCTGAGATCAATTATGTGGAAGCGCATGGAACGGGCACCTCACTCGGTGATCCGATTGAAGTCAAGGCGCTGACAGAGGCCTTCCGGTCTTTTACACAGGACAGCCAGTACTGCGCGCTCGGTTCCGTCAAGGCCAATATCGGACATGCCACGATGGCCGCCGGAGTCGCCGGAATGATTAAGATTCTGCTGTCTCTGAAGCACAGGCAGATTCCGCCGCTGATCCACTATACCCGGCTTAACGAGAAGATCCGGCTGGAGGGAAGCCCTTTCTATATCAACCGTGAGCTGGTGGACTGGCCGGAGAACAAACGCGGCTCCCGGATGGCTGCCATCAGCGGCTTCGGCTTCAGCGGAACGAACTGCCATCTTGTCATTGAAGAATACCGCAACAGCGGCTGGAAGTCCAAATAA